The Medicago truncatula cultivar Jemalong A17 chromosome 4, MtrunA17r5.0-ANR, whole genome shotgun sequence genome includes a region encoding these proteins:
- the LOC25493413 gene encoding ATP-dependent zinc metalloprotease FTSH 2, chloroplastic — MAASSACLVGNALSTNSNRTTLGKDLNGRYLFSSWRFSSLNNKASKSFSIKASLEQNQQEGRRGILKLLLGNVGVGLPALLGNGTAYAADEQGSSSRMSYSRFLEYLDKDRVTKVDLYENGTIAIVEAVSPELGNRLQRVRVQLPGLSQELLQKFREKNIDFAAHNAQEDSGSLLFNLIGNLAFPAAVIGVLFLLSRRSGGMGGPGGPGFPMQFGQSKAKFQMEPNTGVTFDDVAGVDEAKQDFMEVVEFLKKPERFTSVGARIPKGVLLVGPPGTGKTLLAKAIAGEAGVPFFSISGSEFVEMFVGIGASRVRDLFKKAKENAPCIVFVDEIDAVGRQRGTGIGGGNDEREQTLNQLLTEMDGFEGNTGVIVVAATNRADILDSALLRPGRFDRQVSVDVPDVRGRTEILKVHANNKKFDNDVSLEVIAMRTPGFSGADLANLLNEAAILAGRRGRTGISPKEIDDSIDRIVAGMEGTLMTDGKSKSLVAYHEVGHAICGTLTPGHDAVQKVTLVPRGQARGLTWFIPSDDPTLISKQQLFARIVGGLGGRAAEEIIFGEPEVTTGAGGDLQQITGIARQMVVTFGMSDIGPWSLMDSSAQSGDVIMRMMARNSMSEKLAEDIDTAVKRLSDEAYEIALTQIRNNREAIDKIVEVLLEKETLSGDEFRALLSEFTEIPVENRVPPSTPVAVPV; from the exons ATGGCAGCATCATCAGCATGTCTTGTTGGTAATGCTTTATCCACAAACAGTAATAGAACTACTCTTGGTAAAGATTTGAATGGTAGATATCTCTTTTCATCATGGAGATTTTCATCCTTGAATAATAAGGcatcaaaatcattttccatAAAAGCATCCTTGGAACAGAATCAGCAGGAAGGAAGAAGGGGGATTCTGAAATTGTTGCTTGGAAATGTCGGTGTTGGTTTGCCGGCATTATTGGGAAATGGAACAGCTTATGCTGCTGATGAACAAGGGTCATCCTCCAGAATGTCGTATTCGAGGTTTCTTGAGTATTTGGATAAGGATAGAGTTACCAAAGTTGATCTATATGAGAATGGAACCATAGCTATTGTTGAGGCCGTGTCTCCTGAATTGGGAAATAGGTTGCAGCGTGTTCGAGTTCAACTTCCTGGACTTAGCCAAGAGCTTCTTCAGAAATTCAGGGAAAAGAACATTGACTTTGCAGCTCATAATGCTCAAGAAGATTCGGGTTCTCTTTTGTTTAATCTCATTGGGAATCTTGCTTTCCCTGCTGCTGTCATTGGTGTATTGTTTCTTCTCTCGAGGCGGTCCGGTGGAATGGGAGGTCCCGGTGGACCTGGATTTCCTATGCAATTTGGCCAATCTAAAGCCAAGTTTCAAATGGAACCAAACACTGGAGTGACTTTTGATGATGTTGCTGGGGTGGATGAAGCCAAGCAGGATTTTATGGAGGTGGTTGAATTTCTCAAGAAGCCTGAGAGGTTCACTTCTGTTGGTGCTCGCATTCCGAAAGGAGTTCTTCTTGTTGGTCCTCCAGGAACTGGAAAGACTTTGTTAGCCAAGGCTATTGCTGGTGAAGCTGGTGTTCCGTTTTTCTCTATATCAGGTTCTGAGTTTGTTGAGATGTTTGTTGGTATTGGTGCTTCTCGTGTCCGTGACTTGTTCAAGAAGGCTAAAGAGAATGCTCCTTGCATTGTCTTTGTTGATGAAATTGACGCTGTTGGAAGACAAAGAGGGACTGGAATTGGTGGAGGGAATGACGAAAGAGAACAGACCCTCAACCAACTTTTGACAGAAATGGACGGATTTGAGGGTAATACCGGTGTCATTGTTGTTGCTGCAACTAACAGGGCCGACATTCTTGACTCTGCGTTATTGAGACCAGGCCGATTTGATAGACAg GTATCGGTTGATGTTCCAGATGTAAGGGGAAGGACCGAAATCCTAAAGGTTCAtgctaacaataaaaaatttgataatgATGTTTCTCTTGAAGTGATTGCAATGAGAACACCTGGTTTCAGTGGAGCTGATCTTGCAAATCTATTGAATGAAGCTGCTATATTAGCTGGTCGGCGAGGAAGGACAGGGATTTCACCTAAAGAGATTGACGATTCTATTGATAGGATTGTCGCTGGAATGGAAGGAACATTAATGACCGATGGGAAGAGCAAAAGTTTAGTGGCATATCATGAAGTTGGGCATGCCATTTGTGG AACTTTGACTCCTGGTCATGATGCGGTACAAAAGGTGACATTAGTTCCTCGAGGTCAAGCTCGGGGTCTTACATGGTTCATTCCTTCCGATGACCCAACTCTGATCTCAAAACAACAACTCTTTGCAAGAATTGTTGGAGGATTAGGTGGTAGGGCTGcagaagaaattatttttggtGAGCCTGAGGTTACAACTGGTGCAGGTGGTGATTTGCAGCAAATCACCGGTATAGCAAGACAG ATGGTAGTCACATTTGGAATGTCTGATATTGGTCCTTGGTCACTTATGGACTCGTCAGCGCAAAGTGGCGATGTTATCATGAGAATGATGGCAAGGAACTCAATGTCAGAAAAGCTTGCAGAAGATATTGATACCGCTGTCAAGAGATTGTCAGATGAAGCATATGAAATTGCATTGACACAGATAAGGAACAACCGTGAGGCAATTGATAAGATTGTGGAAGTCCTTCTGGAGAAGGAGACATTGAGTGGAGATGAATTCCGCGCTCTACTGTCAGAGTTTACTGAAATTCCAGTTGAAAATCGGGTTCCTCCTTCAACTCCAGTAGCAGTCCCAGTTTGA
- the LOC25493414 gene encoding UDP-N-acetylglucosamine diphosphorylase 1: protein MREPSTAIIETNGGGVSSPPPQALLERLKDYGQEDVFSLWDELSNEERDFLVKDIESLDLSRIDRIIRCSLRSQGLPAAAIEPVPESNVSKVEERSQEERERWWKMGLKAISDGKVAVLLLSGGQGTRLGSSDPKGCFNIGLPSGKSLFQLQAERILCVQRLAAHATNESSASSVQIHWYIMTSPFTDEATRKFFESHKYFGLDAEQVTFFRQGTIPCVSKDGRIILETPYRVAKAPDGNGGVYSALKSTKLLEDMASKGIKYVDCYGVDNALVRVADPSFIGYFIDKGVTAAAKVVRKAYPQEKVGVFVQRGKGGPLTVVEYSELDPSLASAVNQTTGRLRFCWSNVCLHMFTLDFLNQVANGLEKDSIYHLAEKKIPSIHGYTMGLKLEQFIFDAFPYAPTTALFEVLREEEFAPVKNANGSNYDTPDSAKMLVFRLHTRWVVAAGGFLTHSVPLYATGVEVSPLCSYAGENLEPICRGRTFHAPCEISF, encoded by the exons ATGAGAGAACCATCGACGGCGATAATTGAAACCAACGGTGGCGGCGTTTCTTCACCGCCGCCTCAAGCACTCCTTGAGAGACTCAAAGACTACGGTCAGGAAGACGTTTTTTCTCTATGGGATGAACTCTCCAATGAGGAACGCGATTTTCTCGTCAAGGACATCGAA AGTTTAGATCTTTCCAGAATCGACCGGATTATTCGATGTTCATTGCGATCTCAAG GGCTACCAGCAGCTGCCATTGAACCGGTGCCGGAGAGCAATGTTTCAAAGGTGGAAGAACGAAGCCAAGAGGAACGAGAAAGATGGTGGAAAATGGGATTGAAAGCTATTTCAGACGGCAAAGTCGCTGTTTTGCTTTTATCCGGTGGCCAG GGGACTAGGCTTGGAAGTTCAGATCCAAAAGGATGTTTCA ATATTGGACTACCATCTGGAAAATCACTTTTTCAACTTCAAGCAGAGAGGATTTTGTGTGTGCAGAGATTAGCTGCTCATGCTACAAATGAGA GTTCTGCTTCTTCGGTGCAAATACACTGGTATATAATGACTAGTCCATTCACTGATGAGGCAACACGCAAATTCTTTGAAAGTCATAAATATTTTGGTCTTGACGCAGAACAA gtTACCTTTTTCCGGCAAGGGACCATCCCGTGTGTTTCCAAGGATGGTAGAATTATTTTGGAGACTCCGTATAGG GTAGCAAAAGCTCCTGACGGTAATGGTGGAGTGTATTCAG CTCTGAAGTCTACCAAATTATTGGAGGATATGGCCTCAAAAGGAATCAAGTATGTTGATTGCTATGGAGTTGACAATGCACTg GTTCGAGTTGCTGATCCATCTTTTATAGGTTACTTCATTGATAAAGGTGTCACTGCTGCAGCAAAAGTCGTCCGCAAG GCATACCCGCAAGAAAAGGTTGGAGTGTTTGTACAGAGAGGTAAAGGTGGTCCTCTTACCGTGGTTGAATACAGCGAGTTGGACCCATCACTAGCTTCTGCAGTTAATCAAACTACTGGCCGTCTTCGTTTTTGTTGGAGCAAC GTCTGCTTACACATGTTTACTTTGGATTTTCTAAATCAAGTAGCAAATGGCCTTGAAAAGGACAGCAT TTACCACCTTGCAGAGAAGAAAATCCCTTCCATACATGGATATACAATGGGATTAAAACTTGAACAGTTTATATTTGATGCATTTCCATATGCTCCTACAACTGCACTTTTTGAG GTATTACGCGAGGAGGAATTCGCACCTGTAAAAAATGCAAATGGATCCAATTATGACACTCCAGATAGTGCTAAAATGCTTGTTTTTCGACTTCATACTCGTTGGGTAGTTGCTGCAGGTGGCTTCTTAACACATTCAGTGCCCTTATATGCAACAG GTGTTGAAGTGTCACCGCTCTGTTCATATGCGGGTGAAAACCTGGAACCTATATGTCGAGGAAGAACATTTCACGCACCTTGTGAGATTTCATTCTAG